The stretch of DNA AATTGATCTGGGCCGTGGGGAACCCCTTGCCAGCCGGCATAACGCCAACCACGCTGCAAGGTCTGTTGTTGATCAGGACACTCCTTCCGACAATGTCCGGAGCGCCTCCGAAACGCCTTTGCCAGAAACCGTACCCAAGAATTACGACATTCTCCTTGCCCGGCGTGTCTGCGCCGGGATCGAAATTGCGGCCCCAAAACAGCTCCACTCCTGCCATACGAAAGATATTGGCGGTGGTTTCGATTCCGACGATGCGCGCGGGTTCTCCCCCATCGATCCACGCAACGGAGGTGCGACGATACGCCGTCAATTCTTGGATCACATCGCTCTTCTGCCGCCAGTCATCAAAGCTGCCGAAGGAAGGCGCGAGCGAATGTTTGCCATCCGTGGAAGAAACACTCACGATATGCTGCGGATCGGGAAAGGAGTACTCAGGGTAAAGCACGGCATGGACCACGGTGAAGATGGAGGTGGTTGATCCGATGCCGATGGCGAGGGTCAATACCGCGGCAAAGGTAAAAGCACGGCTCTTCGCCAGCATGCGCGCGGCGACACGCACGTCCTGGCAAAGCCGGTCCAGCCAACCAAAGTGCCAGACCTCGCGGGTCAATTCCGTCGAAAGCGCAACATTGCCAAACTTCCGTTGCGCCGCATAGCGCGCTTCTTGCGGATCCATTCCAGCCTCGATGTTCTCATCCATTTCGATATCGAGGTGCGCTTGGATTTCGGCGTCGAGTTCTGCATCTCGAGGACGACGGACAACCTTGCCCCAAAGATCCCTGATCCTGCGAAGCGGATTCATGATCACATCTCCTCCGGCGATGCTTGTGTAATGCGCGCGATCGCCCGTACCAGCCGTTCCCATTTCGTGGTTTCCACGGCGAGCTGCTTCCGTCCCGCACTCGTTAGACGATAGTACTTAGCTCGGCGGTTATTTTTCGATATGCCCCAAGCAGAAGTAATCCATCCCCGGCGAAGCAGCCGGTGCAGCGCCGGGTAAAGGGAACCGTGATCGATCTTTAATACATCTTCGGATGTCTTCTCAATGGAGGTTGCGATCGCGTGACCGTGCATCGGCCCGAAAAGCAACGTGCGCAGGATGATCATGTCCAACGTGCCCTGGAGCAATTCCTCGCGTTCCTCCTGCTTCTTTCGAGCGGCCGCTTCAGAATCTGTCATATTCTTTTCCTCGCCCGGTGTTCCAACTGGAGATTCGAGCCACGCCTGACACGTGCTTACCTTTTCTTATTAGTAGAATATCTACCAGTAGTCTAAAATCAGTCAGGTAGAATGTCAACCAAAAACGGGCGATGTCCAGCTGGCCCACTCGGACACATTGGGAGGGATTATTCACGGTTACCGCATTTAATCTGAACGTAGAGCACTCATGGGATCGAGGCGGGCGGCGCGGCGAGCAGGGATGTAGCCGGCTGCAAGGGCGACTGCGCCTAGCACAACCATGGCAAAGGCGAATGTCGCAGGATCTTCCGGTGTGACGTCGAACAGAAGCGGTTCGAGCCGAACCGTGAACAAGACCGTGCCAGCGCTGCCAAGCGTGAGGCCGATGGCCAACAAGACGATCACTTCAGGTAGAAGGAGCGCGTGGATCTGGGAGGGCCGCGCGCCAAGGGCAAGGCGAACTCCGATCTCAGGAGTACGGCGTTGGGCGGCGTAAGCAACCACTCCGTAAAGCCCGACGGCTGCTAGGATGAGTGCGAGACCGCCGAAGGCGCCGGAGAGCCAAGCCAGGAGCCGCTCGCGGCGGGCGCCCTTTTCAATCACGGTGGAACGGCACTCAGCGGAGCGAGGACGTCGGATGGTGACTCGCACAGTGCGCTTCGCCGTTGGTTGCCTCGGGCGAAGCCCGACGCTTATTCCTGCTTCAACACATCGACGGGATTCACGCGCGTCGCGGCACGAGCGGGGATGAATGTCGCGACGGCAATGACGAGCAGCATCGTTAAGGCAGCCGCCGTGTAGATCGCGGGGTCACGACTTGTGATGCCGAAGAGCCGACTCTCGACGACACGGCCGAACATCCAGGCGAGCGCCAAGCCGGCGACAAGACCCGTGGCGCCAAGAATGGCGGCCTGCCGTAACACCGACCGCATGATCTGCGTCGGGTCGGCAC from Terriglobia bacterium encodes:
- a CDS encoding PadR family transcriptional regulator, with translation MTDSEAAARKKQEEREELLQGTLDMIILRTLLFGPMHGHAIATSIEKTSEDVLKIDHGSLYPALHRLLRRGWITSAWGISKNNRRAKYYRLTSAGRKQLAVETTKWERLVRAIARITQASPEEM
- a CDS encoding FtsX-like permease family protein; the encoded protein is MIEKGARRERLLAWLSGAFGGLALILAAVGLYGVVAYAAQRRTPEIGVRLALGARPSQIHALLLPEVIVLLAIGLTLGSAGTVLFTVRLEPLLFDVTPEDPATFAFAMVVLGAVALAAGYIPARRAARLDPMSALRSD